GTGATTGGTATTTCATTGTTCCGAAGTTATGCTGTCGTTCACTATGCATCATTTCCACCAAAGTTTGGCTATAGATATTTCCCAATTTATATTCCGGGAATACGAAGTGGTCACAAGAGTATACGTCTCCGTTGAATTCCATAACGCCGGCATGTCCGCAATGCTTCGCCATTGTACATACGCCCGGTTGCTCGCCCATCCAGTTAGCCAATGTGGAATCGAATATCTGTATGAAGAATTTGCCCACATCTTCTTTTACCCATTCATCAAAAATTGTACAGAGAAAGTTACCCCATTGTTCCGGACTTACGGAAAAATCAGCCAATGCCCCTTCTTTACCTTCTGCCAGAGAGGCAAGATGACGACCGTCCTGATGTGAAACAATGCGTTCAACAATCGGAGCGAACTGAATATAATGGCAATCTATTTCTTTGAAGAAATTATAAAAGTCTAATGGATATTCGGCATTGAAATCGTTCACAACAGCCATAGCGTTCCATTCTACTCCATGTTTTTTCAGGAGATTGATCCCTTGCATCACTTTGACGAAAGAAGGTTTGCCCATCTTATTTTTGCGATATTCGTCATGAAACTCTTGCGGGCCATCAATGGAAACCCCTACCAGCCAGTTGTTTTCACGGAAGAACTCGCACCATTCGTCTGTAAGCAAGGTTCCATTCGTCTGGATACAATTGTCAATCGTACGTCCGCGGGCGTATTTCTTTTGCAGCTCCATCGCCTTTTTATAAAAAGAAAGCGGACGCATCAGCGTTTCTCCACCGTGCCAGGTAAAAAGCACTTGAGGCATGGTTTGAGAGTTGATATACTCGTCGATAAACTTTTCCAGTAGCTCATCGCTCATTACATGTTTCGGGTTTTCTTTGTATAGATTCGCCTTTTCCAAATAATAGCAGTATTCGCATGCGAGGTTGCATACGGCTCCCACGGGCTTTACCATGACATAAAGCGGTTTGGCAAAAGGTGCATAAGTTGTTGCTTTCATGACTGCAAATTTAGATAAACTAAATGAAAAAAATGATCTCCCACCTCTGTTTATAAGGATTATTAAAGAAAAGAGTCTTACAAGTTTTAAATATTGATAAAATGTTTCTTTTAAGTCCGAATCAGTTGTACCTTTGTACCCAGAATTTAATGAAACAATGAACGTGAATAAGATTTTGCCTTTTGTGCTTTTGCTTCCCTTTCTAGCTTCGTGTACTCATAAGTATAAGATAGAAGGAACATCTTCAGTAAATGGTCTGGATGGAAAAATGTTATATCTGAAGACTTTGAGGGATGGAGAATGGACAAAACTGGACTCGGCTGAAGTAGTGCATGGATCATTTTCAATGAAAGGGAAAATCGATTCTGTACAAATGACAACACTTTATATGGATGACGAAAGTGTCATGCCGGTTGTGTTGGAAAGTGGCAAGATCGTTATTACCATTAGCAATACCGACCTTAAAGCGGTTGGAACTCCTTTGAACACAGCATTGTATGACTTTATTGCAAAGAAGAATGCAATGGAAGAAAGCATCGGTGAACTGGAAAGAAAAGAAACCCGTATGGTGATGGATGGCGCTGATCTGGAAGAAGTTCATGAACAGTTACTTGCAGAAGGAGATTCACTGATGAAAGCGATGAATCAATATGTCAAGACTTTCATCTCGGATAATTATGAAAATGTATTAGGACCTAATGTATTTATAATGCTTTGCAGCTCTTTGCCATATCCTATTATGACTCCACAAATAGATGATATAATAAAGGATGCTCCCTATTCTTTTAAGAGTAATAAGATGGTGC
This sequence is a window from Bacteroides thetaiotaomicron VPI-5482. Protein-coding genes within it:
- a CDS encoding anaerobic sulfatase-maturation protein, with translation MKATTYAPFAKPLYVMVKPVGAVCNLACEYCYYLEKANLYKENPKHVMSDELLEKFIDEYINSQTMPQVLFTWHGGETLMRPLSFYKKAMELQKKYARGRTIDNCIQTNGTLLTDEWCEFFRENNWLVGVSIDGPQEFHDEYRKNKMGKPSFVKVMQGINLLKKHGVEWNAMAVVNDFNAEYPLDFYNFFKEIDCHYIQFAPIVERIVSHQDGRHLASLAEGKEGALADFSVSPEQWGNFLCTIFDEWVKEDVGKFFIQIFDSTLANWMGEQPGVCTMAKHCGHAGVMEFNGDVYSCDHFVFPEYKLGNIYSQTLVEMMHSERQHNFGTMKYQSLPTQCKECDFLFACNGECPKNRFSRTADGEPGLNYLCKGYYQYFQHVAPYMDFMKKELMNQQAPANIMKALKDGSLKIEY
- a CDS encoding DUF4369 domain-containing protein, which translates into the protein MNVNKILPFVLLLPFLASCTHKYKIEGTSSVNGLDGKMLYLKTLRDGEWTKLDSAEVVHGSFSMKGKIDSVQMTTLYMDDESVMPVVLESGKIVITISNTDLKAVGTPLNTALYDFIAKKNAMEESIGELERKETRMVMDGADLEEVHEQLLAEGDSLMKAMNQYVKTFISDNYENVLGPNVFIMLCSSLPYPIMTPQIDDIIKDAPYSFKSNKMVREFLTKAKENMQLIEEHQRMQQNVGSKK